The following nucleotide sequence is from Candidatus Aegiribacteria sp..
AGGAATACGCCATCATCGCCTCTGTGAAATCTGACGTGCCGCTGCCTGTGAGTGTCCGCCTGCCGGACTGTAGAAGAGCATCTCCCAGCAGAAGCTGAGCATCGTCTGCCCAGCGACTTTCAGGATAAACCGCGAGAACCTTGGCCGCACCGGAAATAGCTTCATCAAGGAGGTTCTCCTCCGATGAAACGGGATTATCAGGATTCGTTCTGGCCAGTTCCAGGGCTGATTCGTAGCTTTTTCTGGCGTTGTAATACGTGTTGTAATAAGCGCACGAAAGACCCATGAAAGCAATCAGTACAAAAGACAACAGAATTCCTGTGTTAAGTTTTGACAAATTCACCATCCCTGTAAATAAGCCTTCCCATCCATACAGCTTCAACTCTGCCCTTCAGCATTCTGTTATGGAACGGGGTATTGGCTGACCTGGAAAATGAACCCTTTTCGGAAAGCCGGTATTCTATTTCAGGATCGAAGAGAACACAGTCGGCTTTGAGACCAGGGGTAAGCCCGGGGGCAGTTATACCGAGTGCCCTCGCCGGACCGCAGGTAAGGAGATGCAGTATTCTGATAACAGGCATCTTAAGACCGGTTAGAACTTCCAGTGTTATCGGAAGAAGAGTTTCAAGACCGGTTATTCCAAAGGCGGCTTCGGAGATGGATCCGTCCTTCATATACGCGACATGCGGCGCGTGGTCCGACGCGATGGCATCAACCATTCCATCCCTCACCATTTCCCCAAGTCTTCTCATCTGTTCGAGGCTGCGAAGAGGAGGGTTCATTTTAGCGAGTGTTCCGTGTTCCATCAGCGCGTTCTCGTTAAGAGCAATATGGTGGGGAGTAACATCGATGGTTACGTTCGCGGAATTGAAGCACTCCTCTCTCGCCAGTTCAATACTTCTTGGCAGAGAAAGATGTGTCAGGTGAAGATGCCCCCGGGAATTCGACGCGATTTCCATGCACCTGGCTATATCGGCTGTTTCCGCCACAGATGGAATACCTTCTACATCGAGTTTCAAGGACACCGACCCGCTGTTTACAGAACCTCCCGCCAGTTCTTTAACTTCGGGGTGCTCAATAATTACGCCATCAAATTCATTGACTGCATCAAGTGCTTCCAGAAGTAACCCGGAGTTATGCACAGGGTCTCCATCATCAGAAAAAGCGGATACCCCTTCTTCGTGAAGCTCGATAAAGTTAACCGGTTCTCTTCCGGATCTTCCTGCTGTAACACATGCAACAGGAATGACATCTGCAAGCCCGCAGCGCTCCGCTGATTTCTTCAGGTTTGCAATGGATTCCGGTGTATCCATGGGGGGGACAGTGTTCGGCATAACTCCCACTGTGGTTATGCCTCCGGCAATCGCCGCTTTTAGCCCTGTCTCTACAGTTTCAGAATCTTCGCCTCCAGGCTCCCTCAAATGTACATGCATATCAATAAGGCCCGGGAATACCCATTTACCGATGCCGTCTACCTCTATTGCATCCAGATGCTGCTGAAGCCGTGGCGCGGCAGTTTCTATAATACCGTCTGATATCAGAATATCTCCGATAAAATCCGTGTCCGATCCTGGATCCAGTATTCTGGCATTCCTTATTACATATTTTTTCAGAGGTGTATCATCCTATCAATCCGAATAGTCTTCCCCGCTTGAGATTACTTCGCCCCGGTCCGGTGCTGACGCAGCTGTATACTCGGACCTCACAGCCGTGATTTTCCGTTTGGGAGTGGCATTCCAGTCATCCCTCTGAAGGATTCTATCAATAACTTTCGATCCGGTTCCATTTGAATTGAATGCTTCGAAGAATCTTAAAGCCCATGCTTCCGTCTCATCGATTATTCTTTTCCGGTACTCCTCCGGAAGACCCATTATAAGATGATGAAACGGAAGATTAGCCTTCTTGTAATCACCGGAGTTACGCGGGTAGCCCTGAGCGTCCGCCCATGCTACCATCTCCTTCCAGAGTTCCATAGGAATACCCTTGTCCGGTCTCTTGACATAACTTCCGTTCTCAATCACGGCATTTCCGCTTACAATATCCATTTCCAGTCCGAACACGATATTCTGCCACAGTGTTCCCACGTTGCCTTTATTAATGCCGTATTCTTTGAAATGTCCCACCTTGTCAAGGGGTGTTCCGCTGATGCCATGCTGGGCAATTACGCAACCATACTTTGAAATGGCGTTGGCGATTTCGCCGGTTCTCGCAAGATCTATTCCCTCTCCTTCCCCCTTGGAAGAATCGTAAGTGCCATGTTTTGAACCGTTCGAGATAGCAAGGAAATCGGGGAAAATGCCCCAGCTGTTCAGGCCGCCAACAAAATATTCGGCTTCCTCAACGGTTGTCAGAACTCCGGCGCCTTTTATTTCACCTACTTCAGCCTCAAGCCCGATATAGGGAGGAATGTGCATTGCAAGATCCCGGGTGAACATGAGGTTATCGTAATCATGGTTGTGAGAGGCATCCACGGCTACAGATGTCCACCCCCTGAATATTGCGTCCGGAACTGTTACAATCGATTCATCTCTGTCAGCTGTCGATTTGATGGCGTAATGATCCATGTGAAGAGCGTAAACCACCCTGTCACCCAGAAGGCTCGAGTACTGCATGGCAAACCAGGGAAGATTTTTGAAGTTAACGCCGGTATATGTGGCTTCCGACTTGGCGAGCTCAAAGACTACAAATGAATCAACCTGGTGTGCGGCTTTAAGAATTCCAAATGCACTGAGCGGGTTTCGGATATTTGCCGCCATCACAATGGCGTTCTCGTCAATCCCGACAGCCGCGATATCCCTCATGCTTACAAGAGCACACCTGCTGCCGGGAAGAGCTCTTGTAACATTCAATGGTCTTAGATCAAGAAACCGGTCGTACTCACTGGTTTTATTCATTTTGAATCCTTTCATGTTTGACCAAGCCTTCCAAGAGTGTTAATATGCTTGAAACCGTAGCTGAGAGGTATGGTAATTTTGGATACACGATTTCCGGGAAACAGAGCTACAAGGCTTTTGCTCGCGATTATCGTATTTTCTATTCTGACAATACGTTTCGGCCTTGATCCGGATTCTGCCGATATCAGGCAGGCCGGGGATATTCTGATACTTGCCGCTTCGCTGCTGTATCTTATCGGGATACTTCTACCGGTAAGCCTTGCTTCATTAAAGGATCGTCTCAGCGAGGAAAAATGGCTGTTTCTCTTCTCATTCCTCTATATCCTGGCTCTCCTGGCATTTGCAATTAAACTGTCTGCTTCAGATAATATTCCCTCAGCTGCCGCGTTCAGGACAGTAGTAAGGATATCAATAGGGTACAGTATTCTATGTTCAGTCAGGGTGATGCTTGCCTCATTCGGATCATGGGCTTTTGAGCATCTGTCTCCTGCCGCGATACTTCCGGTCTCATTCGCTATTGTCATACTCTTTGGCACTATGATGCTGATGATGCCTGCCTCAACACCGCAGGGAGGTATCGGATTGATTGACGCGGCATTTACTTCGACTTCAGCAACGTGTGTTACCGGATTGATCGTAAGAGATACAGCCATCGATTTTACGCTTTTCGGTCAAATCATAATACTGATACTTATTCAGGTGGGTGGTCTGGGCATCATGACCTTTGTGGCGTTCTTCGCTCTTTTCCTTGGGCATAATGCCGGCCTGCGTGAATCAACATCTCTTATAAGGGTTATGGACAGTGATTTCGTAAGCGACCTGAAGAAGATAATGGGGTCGATTATCGGCTGGACACTGACCATTGAAACGGCCGGTGCTTTCATTCTCTACATCATCTGGGACGGCCAACCTGTAGATTGGACGACCAACTTCAAGATATGGCAATCGGTTTTTCACAGCATATCAGCATTCTGCAACGCTGGATTCAGCCTGAATCCGGTGATTACCGACGCATCCGCAGGCTATTTCAGCAATCCAACCAACCTTGAAGGATTCGCACATGTTCCCGGAATCGCAATTACAATTGGCAGCCTGATAGTACTTGGAGGTATCGGTTTCATGGTGCTGACTTCCCTTGGAATCCACATGATGCACAGGATGCGAACCGGGACAAGTAAACGTATGTCCGTCCAGATCAAGCTGATACTCTGGGTTACCTGCATATTGATTGTTGCCGGTATGGCTCTTTTTCTTATCCTCGAGTGGAACAATACTCTTGAGGGAATGACTCTCTCGCAGAAGATGGCCAACGCATACCTCGGGTCTGTTACGCCAAGAACAGCGGGATTCAACACGGTTCCCACATCAGTTATCTCACCAGCCATGTTATGGTTCTTTGTTGCTTTGATGTTCATTGGCGCCTCTCCGGGAGGAACAGGAGGAGGAGTCAAAACAATTACGGTAGGAGTACTGTTCATGAGCGTTATTTCCCTGATCAGGAATAAGCCGGCAACCGAGGTATACAAGCGTAGAATACCTTCACATGATATTAAGAGAACAGCGGCATTACTTCTTCTGGGTGGAATGGCATTCACCGTCTCGGCTGGACTTCTACT
It contains:
- a CDS encoding dihydroorotase, whose translation is MKKYVIRNARILDPGSDTDFIGDILISDGIIETAAPRLQQHLDAIEVDGIGKWVFPGLIDMHVHLREPGGEDSETVETGLKAAIAGGITTVGVMPNTVPPMDTPESIANLKKSAERCGLADVIPVACVTAGRSGREPVNFIELHEEGVSAFSDDGDPVHNSGLLLEALDAVNEFDGVIIEHPEVKELAGGSVNSGSVSLKLDVEGIPSVAETADIARCMEIASNSRGHLHLTHLSLPRSIELAREECFNSANVTIDVTPHHIALNENALMEHGTLAKMNPPLRSLEQMRRLGEMVRDGMVDAIASDHAPHVAYMKDGSISEAAFGITGLETLLPITLEVLTGLKMPVIRILHLLTCGPARALGITAPGLTPGLKADCVLFDPEIEYRLSEKGSFSRSANTPFHNRMLKGRVEAVWMGRLIYRDGEFVKT
- a CDS encoding class II fructose-bisphosphate aldolase, producing the protein MNKTSEYDRFLDLRPLNVTRALPGSRCALVSMRDIAAVGIDENAIVMAANIRNPLSAFGILKAAHQVDSFVVFELAKSEATYTGVNFKNLPWFAMQYSSLLGDRVVYALHMDHYAIKSTADRDESIVTVPDAIFRGWTSVAVDASHNHDYDNLMFTRDLAMHIPPYIGLEAEVGEIKGAGVLTTVEEAEYFVGGLNSWGIFPDFLAISNGSKHGTYDSSKGEGEGIDLARTGEIANAISKYGCVIAQHGISGTPLDKVGHFKEYGINKGNVGTLWQNIVFGLEMDIVSGNAVIENGSYVKRPDKGIPMELWKEMVAWADAQGYPRNSGDYKKANLPFHHLIMGLPEEYRKRIIDETEAWALRFFEAFNSNGTGSKVIDRILQRDDWNATPKRKITAVRSEYTAASAPDRGEVISSGEDYSD
- a CDS encoding Trk family potassium uptake protein, producing the protein MDTRFPGNRATRLLLAIIVFSILTIRFGLDPDSADIRQAGDILILAASLLYLIGILLPVSLASLKDRLSEEKWLFLFSFLYILALLAFAIKLSASDNIPSAAAFRTVVRISIGYSILCSVRVMLASFGSWAFEHLSPAAILPVSFAIVILFGTMMLMMPASTPQGGIGLIDAAFTSTSATCVTGLIVRDTAIDFTLFGQIIILILIQVGGLGIMTFVAFFALFLGHNAGLRESTSLIRVMDSDFVSDLKKIMGSIIGWTLTIETAGAFILYIIWDGQPVDWTTNFKIWQSVFHSISAFCNAGFSLNPVITDASAGYFSNPTNLEGFAHVPGIAITIGSLIVLGGIGFMVLTSLGIHMMHRMRTGTSKRMSVQIKLILWVTCILIVAGMALFLILEWNNTLEGMTLSQKMANAYLGSVTPRTAGFNTVPTSVISPAMLWFFVALMFIGASPGGTGGGVKTITVGVLFMSVISLIRNKPATEVYKRRIPSHDIKRTAALLLLGGMAFTVSAGLLLISEQNSSSEHSTFDYIFESMSAFGTVGLSTGPTADLTWMGKVIIILTMFVGRIGPAALAAATGRRTVMRYEYPETRITIG